A part of Tardiphaga sp. vice304 genomic DNA contains:
- a CDS encoding outer membrane protein assembly factor BamE, protein MTISSHTGAQAQPKRGFRRLLGALTAAVVCLSLGACAEQFQKGYILPIGALEQIPIGASQDQVLIVMGTPSTVATLSGEVFYYISQRAERPVAFMRQTVTDQRVIAIYFDKNRRVERLANYGLQDGKIFDFISRTTPTSGQEMSYLTPLFKLISFR, encoded by the coding sequence ATGACAATTTCGAGCCACACCGGCGCGCAAGCGCAGCCGAAGCGCGGTTTTCGCCGCCTGCTCGGCGCGCTGACCGCCGCCGTCGTCTGCCTGTCGCTGGGCGCCTGCGCCGAGCAGTTTCAGAAGGGCTACATCCTGCCGATCGGCGCGCTGGAGCAGATACCGATCGGCGCCAGCCAGGACCAGGTGCTGATCGTGATGGGGACGCCTTCCACCGTCGCAACCCTGAGCGGCGAGGTTTTTTATTACATCTCACAGCGCGCCGAGCGCCCGGTCGCCTTCATGCGGCAGACAGTCACCGACCAGCGCGTGATTGCTATCTATTTCGACAAGAACCGCCGCGTCGAAAGGCTTGCCAATTACGGTCTGCAGGACGGCAAGATCTTCGACTTCATCAGCCGCACCACGCCGACCTCCGGCCAGGAAATGAGCTACCTGACCCCATTGTTCAAGCTGATCAGCTTCCGCTAG
- a CDS encoding integration host factor subunit alpha, giving the protein MTGTGKTVTRVDLCEAVYQKVGLSRTESSAFVELVLKEITDCLEKGETVKLSSFGSFMVRKKGQRIGRNPKTGTEVPISPRRVMVFKPSAILKQRINGDASAGKGKEAHDE; this is encoded by the coding sequence ATGACGGGCACGGGAAAAACAGTCACACGCGTCGATCTGTGCGAGGCGGTCTACCAAAAGGTGGGCCTCTCGCGCACGGAATCGTCTGCGTTCGTGGAACTGGTTCTGAAGGAAATTACCGATTGCCTGGAGAAGGGCGAGACGGTGAAGCTGTCGTCGTTCGGTTCCTTCATGGTGCGCAAGAAGGGCCAGCGCATCGGCCGCAATCCCAAGACCGGCACCGAGGTACCGATTTCGCCGCGGCGGGTGATGGTGTTCAAGCCGTCGGCGATTCTCAAGCAGCGCATCAATGGCGACGCTTCGGCCGGTAAAGGCAAGGAAGCACACGACGAGTGA
- a CDS encoding efflux RND transporter permease subunit, giving the protein MKNFNLSDWALHHRSLVWYFMIAFMVAGFFSYLNLGREEDPAFTIKTMVIQASWPGASAEDTTRQVTDRIEKKLEELESLEYTKSITTAGQTTVFVNLLATTKARDVNPTWVRVRNMINDIKGQFPDGVVGPVFNDRFGDVYGNIYAFTSDGLTQRQLRDRVEEVRAKVLQVPNVGRVDIVGAQDEVIFLEFSTRKIAALGLDQRSILTSLQAQNAVTPSGVLQAGPERISVRVSGQFTSEESLKAINLRVNDRFFPLTDVATVRRGYTDPPTSLFRYKGEPAIGLTIGMKAGANLLEFGEALKKEMARITGDLPVGAEVHLVSDQPQIVDEAVSGFTRALFEAIVIVLAISFISLGMRAGLVVAISIPLVLAITFLVMSYTGISLQRISLGALIIALGLLVDDAMIAVEMMVARLEVGDTLAKAATYVYTSTAFPMLTGTLVTVASFIPIGLNDSAAGEFTFTLFVVIAVSLVTSWIVAVLFTPLLGVTILPATMKSHHENKGRFATWFSRALALCMRRRWLTIAVTIAAFALSVFSMRYVQNQFFPSSDRNELVVDWNLPQNSSIAETNEQMARFEREALKESSGIDHWSTYVGQGAPRFLLSFDVQPADTSFGQMVIVTKSLADRNRLRGELQAYLTKTFPGTDAFVKLLDIGPPVGRPVQYRMSGPDIARVRAYSQQLAGIISGNQHLDNVVFDWMEPARVVKVDVLQDKARQLGVTSEDIATTLNGIVNGTSITQVRDDIYLVKVLGRANATERGSIETLRNLQLSGNSGQSIPLAAVATFRYELEQPTIWRRSRLPTITLKAGIRDDTQPATVVTHLKAPISEFSAKLPAGYYVAVGGAVEESGKSQAPILAVIPMMLFTMATILMMQLQSFHRLFLVFAVAPLALIGVVAALLPSRAPLGFVAILGVLALIGILIRNSVILIVQIEHLREEGKPPWEAVVEATEHRMRPILLTAAAASLALIPISREIFWGPMAYAMMGGIIVGTVLTLLFLPALYVAWFRIKAPDQSKPA; this is encoded by the coding sequence GTGAAAAATTTCAATCTTTCCGACTGGGCTTTGCATCATCGCTCGCTGGTCTGGTACTTCATGATCGCGTTCATGGTGGCCGGGTTCTTCAGCTATTTGAACCTCGGGCGCGAGGAAGATCCGGCCTTCACCATCAAGACCATGGTGATCCAGGCCAGTTGGCCCGGCGCCTCGGCCGAGGACACCACGCGCCAGGTCACCGACCGCATCGAGAAGAAGCTCGAGGAACTCGAGTCGCTCGAATACACCAAGAGCATCACGACGGCGGGCCAGACCACCGTTTTTGTCAATCTGCTGGCCACGACCAAGGCGCGCGACGTCAACCCGACATGGGTCCGCGTCCGGAACATGATCAACGACATCAAGGGGCAGTTTCCCGACGGCGTCGTCGGACCGGTCTTCAACGACCGCTTCGGCGACGTCTATGGCAACATCTATGCCTTCACCAGCGATGGCCTGACACAGCGCCAGTTGCGGGACCGAGTCGAGGAGGTTCGCGCCAAGGTGCTGCAGGTGCCGAACGTCGGACGCGTCGATATCGTCGGCGCCCAGGACGAAGTCATCTTTCTGGAATTCTCGACCCGCAAGATTGCGGCGCTCGGTCTCGATCAGCGCTCGATCCTCACGTCGCTTCAGGCGCAGAATGCGGTCACGCCGTCGGGCGTGCTGCAGGCCGGTCCGGAGCGGATCAGTGTCCGGGTCAGCGGGCAGTTCACCTCGGAAGAAAGCCTGAAGGCGATCAATCTGCGGGTCAACGACCGGTTCTTTCCGCTGACCGATGTCGCCACCGTGCGCCGCGGCTATACCGACCCGCCGACCTCGCTGTTCCGCTACAAGGGCGAGCCGGCGATCGGGCTGACGATCGGCATGAAGGCCGGTGCCAATCTGCTCGAGTTCGGCGAAGCCCTCAAAAAGGAAATGGCGAGAATCACCGGCGATCTCCCGGTCGGAGCCGAGGTGCATCTGGTTTCAGACCAGCCCCAGATCGTCGACGAGGCGGTCTCCGGCTTTACCCGCGCCTTGTTCGAGGCGATCGTGATCGTGCTGGCGATCAGCTTCATCAGTCTGGGCATGCGCGCCGGGCTTGTCGTCGCCATCTCGATCCCGCTGGTCCTCGCGATCACCTTTCTGGTTATGTCGTATACGGGCATCTCGCTGCAGCGGATTTCGTTGGGGGCGCTGATCATCGCGCTTGGTCTGCTGGTGGACGACGCCATGATCGCCGTGGAAATGATGGTGGCGCGTCTGGAGGTCGGCGATACGCTCGCCAAGGCCGCGACCTACGTCTACACGTCCACCGCCTTTCCGATGCTGACCGGCACGCTGGTGACCGTGGCCAGCTTCATTCCGATCGGCCTCAATGATAGCGCCGCCGGCGAATTCACGTTCACGCTGTTCGTCGTGATCGCGGTATCCCTCGTGACGTCGTGGATCGTCGCCGTGCTTTTCACGCCGTTGCTCGGCGTGACCATCCTGCCGGCCACCATGAAAAGCCACCACGAAAACAAGGGCCGGTTTGCAACCTGGTTCAGCCGGGCGCTGGCGCTGTGCATGCGTCGGCGATGGCTTACCATTGCGGTGACGATAGCGGCGTTCGCTCTGTCGGTGTTCAGCATGCGTTACGTTCAGAACCAGTTCTTTCCGTCGTCCGACCGCAACGAGCTGGTCGTCGACTGGAACCTGCCGCAAAACAGTTCGATCGCAGAGACCAACGAGCAGATGGCCCGGTTCGAGCGGGAAGCGCTGAAGGAAAGTAGCGGTATCGATCACTGGTCAACCTACGTCGGACAGGGGGCACCACGTTTCCTGCTGTCTTTCGACGTGCAGCCGGCCGACACGTCGTTCGGCCAGATGGTGATCGTGACGAAGAGCCTCGCGGACCGAAACCGCTTGAGGGGCGAATTGCAGGCCTATCTGACGAAGACCTTTCCCGGCACCGACGCGTTCGTGAAGCTGCTCGATATCGGGCCGCCGGTCGGACGACCCGTGCAGTATCGCATGAGCGGTCCGGACATAGCCCGGGTCCGGGCCTACTCCCAGCAACTCGCCGGCATCATCTCGGGCAACCAGCACCTCGACAACGTCGTGTTCGACTGGATGGAGCCGGCGCGCGTCGTCAAGGTCGATGTGTTGCAGGACAAGGCACGCCAGCTCGGCGTTACCTCCGAGGATATCGCGACCACCCTGAACGGCATTGTCAATGGAACGTCGATCACCCAGGTGCGCGACGACATCTATCTGGTGAAGGTGCTGGGCCGCGCCAACGCAACGGAACGCGGTTCGATCGAAACACTGCGCAATCTGCAGCTGTCCGGCAACAGCGGCCAGTCCATCCCGCTCGCGGCAGTGGCGACGTTCCGCTATGAACTCGAGCAACCGACGATCTGGCGCCGATCACGGCTTCCGACCATCACCTTGAAGGCCGGCATTCGCGACGACACGCAGCCCGCTACCGTGGTGACCCACCTCAAGGCGCCGATCTCTGAATTCTCCGCGAAACTCCCGGCCGGCTATTACGTCGCGGTGGGCGGTGCGGTCGAGGAGAGCGGCAAGTCGCAGGCGCCGATTCTGGCTGTGATCCCGATGATGCTGTTCACGATGGCGACCATCCTGATGATGCAGTTGCAGAGCTTCCACCGCTTGTTCCTGGTGTTCGCGGTGGCGCCGCTCGCTCTGATCGGCGTCGTCGCCGCCCTGTTACCAAGCCGCGCGCCGCTGGGCTTCGTGGCCATCCTCGGCGTGCTGGCGCTGATCGGCATCCTGATCCGCAACTCGGTCATTCTGATCGTGCAGATCGAGCATCTCAGGGAAGAGGGCAAACCGCCCTGGGAAGCCGTCGTCGAAGCAACGGAGCATCGCATGCGGCCCATTCTGCTGACGGCAGCCGCCGCAAGCCTCGCGCTGATTCCGATCTCACGCGAGATCTTCTGGGGCCCGATGGCCTACGCCATGATGGGAGGCATCATCGTCGGAACGGTGCTGACGCTGCTGTTTCTGCCGGCGCTGTACGTCGCCTGGTTTCGCATCAAGGCGCCGGACCAGAGCAAGCCCGCATGA
- a CDS encoding beta-ketoacyl-ACP synthase III: protein MTSIRSVVLGCGSYLPERILTNAELAAKVDTSDEWIVQRTGISQRHIAAEGEFTSHLAIKAAQAAIAHAGIDAQSIDLIVLATSTPDNTFPATAVSVQHALGINHGAAFDLQAVCSGFVFALATADNFLKAGAFKRALVIGAETFSRILDWTDRGTCVLFGDGAGAIILDAQPQPGDATDRGVLTTHLRSDGRHKSKLYVDGGPSSTQTVGYLRMEGREVFKHAVGMITDVIVDAFKATGATAESIDWFVPHQANKRIIDASAHKLHIAPQKVVLTVDLHGNTSAASIPLALSVAVADGRIKKGDLVLLEAMGGGFTWGSALIRW, encoded by the coding sequence GTGACTTCGATACGTTCGGTCGTGCTCGGCTGCGGCTCTTATCTGCCGGAGCGGATCCTGACCAATGCCGAACTGGCCGCCAAGGTCGATACCTCCGACGAATGGATCGTGCAGCGCACCGGCATTAGCCAGCGCCACATCGCCGCGGAAGGCGAGTTCACCTCGCATCTGGCGATCAAGGCCGCACAGGCCGCGATCGCGCATGCCGGCATCGATGCGCAATCGATCGACCTGATCGTGCTGGCGACGTCGACGCCGGACAACACCTTCCCCGCCACCGCGGTCTCGGTGCAGCACGCGCTCGGCATCAACCATGGCGCCGCGTTCGACCTGCAGGCGGTGTGCTCGGGCTTCGTCTTCGCGCTCGCCACGGCGGACAATTTCCTCAAGGCCGGCGCCTTCAAACGCGCGCTGGTGATCGGCGCCGAGACGTTCTCCCGCATTCTCGACTGGACCGACCGCGGCACCTGCGTTTTGTTTGGCGACGGCGCCGGCGCGATCATTCTGGACGCGCAGCCGCAGCCCGGCGACGCCACCGACCGCGGCGTGCTGACCACGCATCTGCGCTCCGACGGCCGCCACAAGTCAAAGCTCTATGTCGATGGCGGGCCGTCCTCGACCCAGACCGTCGGCTATCTGCGCATGGAAGGCCGCGAAGTCTTCAAGCACGCGGTCGGCATGATCACCGACGTGATCGTCGATGCGTTCAAGGCCACCGGCGCGACCGCCGAGAGCATTGACTGGTTCGTGCCGCACCAGGCCAACAAGCGCATCATCGACGCCTCCGCGCACAAGCTGCATATCGCGCCGCAAAAAGTGGTTCTGACGGTCGATCTGCACGGCAATACCTCCGCGGCCTCGATCCCGCTGGCATTGTCGGTCGCGGTGGCCGACGGCCGCATCAAGAAGGGTGACCTGGTGTTGCTGGAAGCGATGGGCGGCGGCTTCACCTGGGGCTCGGCGCTGATCCGCTGGTAG
- a CDS encoding YceD family protein, producing MSRPDRPTDTSNPWSVPIAVMQIPETGVARDIEANPGEREAMAALGGLLGVGSAKASLLLTPIKGGHVHVTGRVWGRVGQTCVVTLDPMESDFDEEIDLVFAPPSQIRELADSVDEDIESDEETPDPPEPIENGFIDIGRLATDALYLGLNPYPRKADAVFVAPVEQVDPKEHPFAALKVLKEGPDAKKPKGWTGGSRGD from the coding sequence ATGAGCAGACCCGACCGACCGACGGATACGTCGAATCCCTGGAGCGTGCCGATTGCCGTGATGCAGATCCCGGAAACCGGGGTGGCGCGCGACATCGAGGCCAATCCGGGCGAGCGGGAGGCCATGGCGGCCCTCGGTGGCCTGCTGGGCGTGGGCTCGGCGAAGGCATCGCTGCTGCTGACCCCGATCAAGGGCGGGCATGTCCATGTGACCGGCCGGGTCTGGGGCCGGGTCGGGCAGACCTGCGTGGTGACGCTGGACCCGATGGAAAGCGATTTCGACGAGGAAATCGATCTCGTTTTCGCGCCGCCGTCGCAGATCCGCGAACTGGCCGATTCGGTCGACGAGGACATCGAGAGCGACGAGGAGACCCCGGATCCGCCGGAGCCGATCGAGAACGGCTTCATCGACATCGGCCGGCTCGCCACCGATGCGCTGTACCTCGGGCTCAATCCCTATCCGCGCAAGGCGGACGCCGTATTCGTGGCGCCGGTCGAACAGGTCGACCCCAAGGAACATCCGTTCGCGGCGCTAAAGGTCCTGAAGGAAGGCCCGGATGCCAAGAAGCCGAAGGGCTGGACCGGCGGATCGCGCGGCGACTGA
- a CDS encoding ubiquinol-cytochrome C chaperone family protein, which produces MVWPFNLFRKTPTPLRGTIESIYGMIVAQAREPLFYRELGVRDSVDGRFDMLLLHLWLALRELKLKGAPREFSQALVERFCTDMDDNLRELGTADLRVPKKMQEFGRALYGRAAAYDMAWDAGPEPLAQALSKNIYNGVDPEHARRLVSYVEAAVRDLGQLDETTLTSGAWRFPQPAATLVKT; this is translated from the coding sequence ATGGTCTGGCCGTTCAATCTCTTCAGGAAGACCCCGACGCCGTTGCGCGGCACCATTGAGTCCATCTATGGCATGATCGTGGCGCAAGCGCGAGAACCTCTGTTTTATCGGGAGCTTGGCGTCCGCGACAGCGTCGATGGCCGTTTCGATATGTTGCTGCTGCATCTGTGGCTGGCGCTGCGCGAACTGAAGCTGAAAGGCGCGCCGAGAGAGTTCTCGCAGGCGCTGGTGGAGCGTTTCTGCACCGATATGGACGACAATCTGCGTGAGCTCGGTACCGCCGACCTGCGCGTGCCGAAGAAAATGCAGGAATTCGGCCGCGCGCTTTACGGTCGCGCCGCCGCCTATGATATGGCTTGGGACGCAGGTCCCGAGCCCTTGGCGCAGGCGCTGTCGAAGAATATCTACAATGGCGTCGATCCCGAGCACGCCCGGCGGCTGGTTTCCTACGTCGAGGCGGCGGTCCGCGACCTGGGCCAGTTGGACGAGACGACCCTGACATCCGGCGCGTGGCGATTCCCGCAGCCCGCAGCAACATTGGTAAAGACATGA
- a CDS encoding AAA family ATPase — translation MSTAIKSQTTTAIVQDPALNDPVMTADERWVVGKIKSAHYGDLFPEGHEIFMLHELNSEFRRLWEDKKPANFARNRESLTQLVMAKWPYLSAPGLAQCLAHFQTSCGQCWSNDPEDEGLAWDYDDLSVARLWLKRQAVRRAGALIENFTSIDYVVDRNIPRVSVGVVYGPPNIGKSFLALHLADAVRQGRDWFGLRTNKCDVLYMYGEGHAGIMGRLKALYSARSFDSGDIAVHDGIPNLCEAGAVETIRQAITYCSERSGVDVGLVIIDTFSKAVAGANEDSSSDMNVALGKLRALAEELNCAFVLVHHTGKTTARGMRGSSAIMGDVDFCLELQESRGDVQISVKKMRDAEKADIGSFRLKPVDLGRDNWGSAISSCLVEPISPRNRVLEAKAGGSDTRADRVGMLVSEVRNYHETAPSTGEFSELPGLTQAAMAKLLNDARLKPGNLAQLDNKGVSRVVQSAVDGGIFLKRGTRYSLI, via the coding sequence ATGTCGACGGCAATTAAATCGCAAACGACGACAGCAATTGTTCAAGACCCCGCTTTGAATGATCCGGTGATGACAGCAGACGAGCGCTGGGTCGTTGGCAAAATCAAAAGCGCACATTATGGGGATCTATTTCCTGAAGGGCATGAAATCTTCATGCTCCACGAACTTAACTCAGAGTTCAGACGTCTTTGGGAAGATAAAAAACCCGCTAATTTTGCGAGAAACCGGGAGTCTCTGACTCAACTTGTTATGGCAAAGTGGCCCTATCTTTCAGCGCCGGGGCTCGCGCAGTGTCTTGCTCACTTTCAAACTTCTTGCGGTCAGTGCTGGAGCAATGATCCCGAAGACGAAGGTCTTGCTTGGGACTATGACGATCTTTCCGTCGCACGCCTTTGGCTAAAGCGCCAAGCTGTTCGACGTGCAGGAGCGCTAATCGAAAATTTCACATCGATCGACTATGTCGTCGATAGGAATATTCCCCGAGTTTCTGTGGGAGTAGTTTATGGCCCCCCAAATATTGGTAAGAGCTTTTTGGCGCTCCACCTTGCTGATGCTGTGAGGCAAGGCCGCGATTGGTTTGGACTGCGAACTAACAAGTGCGACGTCCTTTACATGTATGGCGAAGGACACGCAGGCATCATGGGGCGCTTAAAAGCTCTATACTCTGCACGCAGCTTTGATAGCGGCGATATCGCAGTTCATGATGGAATCCCAAATCTGTGCGAGGCGGGCGCAGTGGAAACGATCCGGCAAGCAATCACTTATTGCAGCGAGCGGTCGGGAGTGGATGTCGGCCTTGTGATTATTGACACCTTCTCCAAAGCGGTTGCAGGCGCTAACGAAGATTCTTCTTCTGACATGAATGTCGCGCTCGGCAAACTTCGGGCTTTGGCAGAAGAGCTCAATTGTGCGTTTGTGCTTGTGCACCATACAGGCAAAACAACTGCGCGCGGCATGAGGGGGTCGAGTGCAATTATGGGCGACGTAGATTTCTGTTTGGAACTGCAAGAATCAAGGGGCGACGTGCAAATTTCAGTGAAGAAAATGCGCGATGCCGAAAAAGCGGATATTGGAAGCTTCCGGCTCAAGCCGGTCGACCTCGGGCGCGACAATTGGGGCAGTGCGATCAGTAGCTGTCTTGTTGAGCCAATCAGTCCTCGAAATCGGGTTCTTGAGGCGAAAGCTGGCGGGAGCGATACACGCGCTGACCGTGTCGGCATGCTTGTAAGTGAAGTGCGCAACTACCATGAGACAGCTCCGTCCACTGGCGAATTCAGTGAGCTCCCGGGGCTTACTCAGGCGGCAATGGCCAAGCTGTTGAACGACGCCCGTTTGAAGCCCGGCAATTTAGCGCAACTAGATAACAAAGGAGTATCCCGGGTAGTTCAGTCAGCGGTCGATGGAGGTATATTTTTAAAAAGGGGCACGAGATATTCGTTGATCTAG
- the plsX gene encoding phosphate acyltransferase PlsX: protein MPKKVRIALDAMGGDIGASVVIPGAAISLTRHPDSEFLLFGDSVLIEAELSKHPALKKVSKVFHTTVAVSMNDKPSQALRRGRKVSSMWQAIDAVKKDEADVAVSAGNTGALMAMSRFCLRMLEGIDRPALAAIWPTARGDSVVLDLGATIGGDAHHLKALAVMGSAMASALFDLERPTVGLLNIGVEEMKGGEEIREAAELLRAANLPQLDFIGFVEGDGIGKGAADVIVTEGFSGNIALKAAEGTARQIAEYLRSAMGRTWRSRIGYLFARNAFQALREKMDPNKSNGAVFLGLKGIVVKSHGGTNSDGFAYAIDVGYDMVSYDLLTKINLMLNRDAGASLAPAQEAVS from the coding sequence ATGCCGAAAAAGGTTCGCATCGCGCTTGACGCCATGGGTGGCGACATTGGCGCATCGGTGGTCATCCCCGGCGCCGCCATTTCCCTCACCCGCCATCCCGACAGCGAATTCCTGCTGTTCGGCGACAGCGTGTTGATCGAGGCGGAGCTTTCGAAGCATCCGGCGCTGAAGAAGGTGTCGAAGGTGTTTCACACCACCGTTGCCGTCAGCATGAACGACAAGCCGAGCCAGGCGCTGCGCCGCGGCCGCAAGGTCTCGTCGATGTGGCAGGCGATCGACGCCGTGAAGAAGGACGAGGCCGATGTCGCGGTATCCGCCGGCAACACCGGCGCCCTGATGGCGATGTCGCGATTCTGCCTGCGCATGCTGGAGGGGATCGACCGGCCGGCGCTGGCGGCGATCTGGCCGACCGCACGCGGCGATTCGGTGGTTCTCGATCTCGGCGCCACGATCGGCGGCGACGCGCACCATCTGAAGGCGCTGGCGGTGATGGGCTCTGCGATGGCCAGCGCGCTGTTCGATCTGGAGCGCCCGACCGTCGGCCTGCTCAATATCGGCGTCGAGGAGATGAAGGGCGGCGAGGAAATCCGCGAGGCGGCGGAACTGCTGCGCGCCGCGAACCTGCCGCAACTCGACTTCATCGGCTTTGTCGAAGGCGACGGCATCGGCAAGGGCGCCGCCGACGTCATCGTCACCGAAGGTTTCAGCGGCAATATCGCGCTGAAGGCCGCCGAGGGCACCGCGCGGCAGATCGCCGAATATCTGCGTTCCGCGATGGGCCGCACCTGGCGCTCGCGGATCGGCTACCTGTTTGCGCGAAATGCCTTCCAGGCGCTACGCGAAAAGATGGACCCGAACAAGTCCAACGGTGCGGTGTTCCTCGGACTGAAAGGGATCGTCGTGAAGAGCCACGGCGGCACCAATTCCGACGGCTTTGCCTACGCGATCGATGTTGGCTATGACATGGTCAGTTACGATCTGCTCACCAAGATCAATCTGATGCTCAACCGCGACGCCGGCGCTTCCCTTGCGCCCGCGCAGGAGGCTGTCTCGTGA
- a CDS encoding MerR family transcriptional regulator produces the protein MDKAPDAFRTISEVADDLDIPQHVLRFWETRFTQIKPMKRSGGRRYYRPDDVDLLRGIRRLLYGEGYTIRGVQRILKENGIKAVQGLVDGNAAPAFAPPRPDAKRAPVDDEPDDESVEAEAEIDEQEDEEEAVPVVARREPELAVRREPMMQVRREPGVVPRREPDLSPRREPDIAAPLPRFEGPRPQAPPEPRPAPAPAIDRAARQRDRARLRAALEDLLACRQALDAAMKDG, from the coding sequence TTGGACAAAGCGCCGGATGCATTCCGAACCATCAGCGAGGTCGCCGACGACCTCGACATTCCCCAGCATGTGCTGAGGTTCTGGGAAACCCGGTTCACCCAGATCAAGCCGATGAAGCGCTCCGGCGGCCGGCGCTACTACCGCCCCGACGACGTCGACCTGCTGCGCGGCATACGCCGCCTGTTGTACGGCGAGGGCTACACCATCCGTGGCGTGCAGCGCATCCTGAAGGAAAACGGCATCAAGGCGGTGCAGGGACTGGTCGATGGCAACGCCGCGCCGGCGTTCGCCCCGCCGCGTCCCGACGCGAAGCGGGCGCCGGTTGATGACGAGCCCGATGACGAGTCAGTGGAGGCCGAGGCCGAGATCGACGAGCAGGAGGACGAGGAGGAGGCGGTCCCGGTGGTCGCCCGCCGCGAACCCGAACTTGCAGTCCGCCGCGAGCCCATGATGCAGGTCCGGCGCGAGCCCGGCGTCGTGCCACGGCGTGAACCCGATCTTTCGCCCCGTCGCGAGCCCGACATAGCCGCGCCGCTGCCGCGCTTCGAGGGGCCGCGCCCGCAAGCACCACCCGAGCCGCGTCCTGCACCGGCGCCGGCCATCGACCGTGCCGCTCGGCAGCGCGACCGCGCGCGCCTCCGCGCCGCGCTGGAGGACCTGCTGGCGTGCCGGCAGGCGCTCGATGCGGCGATGAAGGACGGCTGA